The Anolis sagrei isolate rAnoSag1 chromosome 6, rAnoSag1.mat, whole genome shotgun sequence genome includes the window ttttgcattaccttttaatTGCTCAGGGTGTCTTCCTCTTGCATTTCTCCCAGGCTGCTGCAGCCTTTGCAAAGTCCTAAAGGTTAGCAgcctgcaggcctctttgcaatgATTGGTCTAGGGAGCAGCCCTTTGAGCCCGCCCCTGCTCCCAGGGAAGAACCTCCATTTTGGAATCCTCCCTGCCCTATTCAGTTTGAGGAAGGACTTCAGGCGTGCAGACGGCTATGCAGCTAggagaaccattgcaaaaactactttAACCTAGGCTACTTTATAGATAAGTATTAAAATATACTGAGCTAGTATAGATAGTGTATTGTGAacatatagttatagagagagttGGCACTCCTTAGTTTCCTGAACTAACTTTAAGTTAAAGATAGGGAAAGAACCTGCTtctttctaaaccacaacagcttgcagttagggtgttaagatttcagaatcttatctgccatctggagaaaggggttgcctctgtaactaaagaaaagaaagagtttTTCTAAAGTTCCATTTATTGTCCATTTATTGACTGTTTGATTGCAACTTAATGACCTGTGCCAAGTCTTTAAGGACTTCGTgcaaataaatattctttttgatatttaaaaCCAGTGCTAGTCTCAGTTgcttaatattttaaatttttaagatAGACAACTGCAGTTCGCTCAGCAATAGAGGAAGCACGTCGAAGTTGtgtttttatagtgtctgggtggatGGCACAAGGAGACATATGTGTCTCACACTTAGCTCTTTACCTATTTGCTTTGGCCaatgaccatggattatgggagctgaagtccatagGCTCACTCTTCTCAGGCCCCaattacattgccatatattgtagtttcataatgcagtttaactgtattgaactgcattatatagcagtgtagactcatataatgaaattgcattatatggcagtgatagGGCCTAAGTCAGAAagctctagtgcctcatcaaacataccccaagattcctcaggagattGTCATAGTATTTCAAATGAAAATGTTGAGTTagaattgtgtaatgtgaaaaaaACCCTGGTGTGACGATTTCATGTCATATGGTTCagtgagagggagagggagaggatgtattgttgaaggctttcgtggctggaatcactgagttgttgtaagtttttttgggatgtatggccatgttccagaagcattctctcctgacattttgcctgcatctatggcaggcatcctccaaagttgtgaggtcttttgggaactaggcaagtggggtttaaaaatctgtggaatgtctgttggaggtaggtgaatGTTTCAAACTggacaccttaattagcatttaatggcatctatctatctatctatctatctatctatctatctatctatctatctatgtatctatctatctttatatcTGCCTATCTATTGTGACAACTTGTTGATAGATAGTTACTGAAGCAGTAAAATTAGAAGGTGAGAAATTGTACAGTTCCAATGGTATAGAATCTATAAGTTTGCAGTGAAGCTACTTAAAGTGTTTGCTTAAGTGTCACTGTTTGTTTGCTGGAACTGTTGCCAACACCTCTcctcctctgtctgtctgtctcatcTGTCCTTCACAATATATTTTTCAATAGTCTTTGAAATAGGAAAAGTAGAATGAACCACATTGTTCACCTTCAATGGTTAACCTTCGCAATCTTGATGCATCATATTTTATTACAGTCAGAGGTATCCGCATAATTTGGACACAGTACTTCTCTAAGCATTGatttcagtaaaaacaataagacattttagcaattttcttctatttcaataaaatcttgaaggatagagagagagacagacagattattttatgttttaaattacaCTTTTTGATATCTGTTCCTTTCTTCAGATGTACTGATGAATGTATATATATTGGGAGAAGGGCTGAGGGACCTGATGAAGCATAATGCCAGTGGCTGTCTTTTATCCATATTTTCTGAAGCGCAAAAAATTGCGGAAGACCAATATCTAGATAGGCTGTGTAATGGCTAAAGGGTTTTTTGATCCAGGAATTGGGGAAATATTCTATTCAGGTTATGATTTCTGTTGCTCTGAGAGTGTTCTTATTGCTAAGGCCAATGTAGAACAGATATTCTCGTGTAACTCTCTTAGCATCTCTGGGGCAACAAACAAGCACAATTGTTTCACTACTGATGAGGCAAAATAAGTCTTGTGTATTTTTAGGTTTTATTAGAGTGCTTGGTTAAACTTAATCCATACCAACAGCTTAAGAATTCATGTTTCCTTCTCCCCATAGGTATTATACATGAACTGAAAACAACATGTGCAATTGCTCTTCTACATCCAGTTTTCTGTTGCAGGAATTCTCAAATATCAGAGGACTGCAGATCTTACACTTTTTTGTCTTTCTAGCAATGTACTTCATTGCACTGACTGGGAATCTTCTCATCATCATTGCATTTCTTACAGATTACCAGCTACACTCCCCCATGTACTTTTTTCTCTTCTGTTTGGCTGTGATGGACCTTGGTTCGGTTTCTGTCACAATGCCCAAATCTATGGCTATGTCCCCCATGAACGACAGGTCAATATCTTATTCTGGATGTGTAGTTCAAGTTTTCTTTTACATCTTCTTTATAACATCAGATTTTGCTTTCCTCAATATAATGGCATGTGATCGCCACGTTGCAATCTGCAACCCACTCCATTATGACAGAATCATGACTAAGGCAGCCTGTGTTAAGATGTTAGTTGTTGCGTTGATTATAAGTCCGATTTATGCCATTTTGCACACCAGTGGCACCTTTATGAATACCTTCTGTTCTAATTCTGTCAAACAGTTCTTCTGTGAAGTTCCACAATTATTAAAACTCTCCTGTTCTGACATATATCTAGTTGAAGTTGGGTTTCTTGGATTAAGCATCATGGTAGCATTAGGATGTTTTATCTTTATCATCATCACATATGTTCAGATCATTGCTGCGGTGATCAGAATCCCCTCTGTACATGGCCAGAAAAAAGCCCTTTCCACCTGTGTCCCCCACCTCACTGTTGTCTCTATACTAGTAATCACTGGATCATTTTCTTATGCAAGGCCTCCTAGTGATGTATCTTCTAGTCTCGATTTGGGTTTTGCTGTGATGTATTCCATAATTCCTCCCATGTCAAATCCATTCATTTATAGTATAAGAAACAAAGAGATCAAGAATGCTTTGAAGAAAGTGTTATTTGCAGTTCATTCCTCCAAAACCATCTTTAAGGTCATTATGTGACCATTGGTTCGCAAGATCTTTCACGTGTTAATGTTTTTCTCTTAGGGAGTAATTCTACAATATAAAATGTGCATTTAAACATGGACATTCGTTCTGTCTTAGgggtttctttttctcccctctaTTTTTTCATTCTTTTACATATTCTCACTCATATTTCCCTACATTATCTAGTAAAGACCATGCAGCCATGTACATCATCTgatagaaaaaaaaaatgttcGAATTTCACACAACCACACAGAAATCTATCTCTTATCCATTTGAATCATTATGTTCCCCCCttattcctttttccatttatctgtgttttgtctatctttctctgtttctccttcctctcACGACTCCTGGGTCACCCTGGGCTCCTTTGCCTTGCACCATTTCACAGTTAGGCTCCCATTGAATGGAAGTTGTAACATTCATGTATTCTTGGGGATTATCGCATACATTTTATTTGTGAACTGCAAAATACTCTGTGACAGCCCTAACACTAATTGTTACTTGTACAGTGGCTATGCTCTTCAGTTAGGCCTGTGCAGCCTGGATCCGTGTGCAATCAATGTGCAACTGACAAAGAAATTATTCAGCCGGCATTCGTGAATGCATACTGCTTTATACCAATCTGGACAGTACCTATGTTATCTATAGACACTGATGATTTATTCTGGCTTTTTTCTCATTGGAATCACTGATTGAAAAAGCTTTGTTATTTCATTGATCTTTTCATTGTTCCATTAATTTGGAATGCTTTGGCATAATAAAGAATATGTTTTCAATTATATGCCCTCTTAGttttttaatgttctttttaTCATTGCTTAATTGTTTAAATCAGAAATATTTGACTTGCTTATTCACTGTTAAATTTTGTTTTAAACATGGAAGAAAACACCTTAGATGGGAGTGGGAATGGAAGCAATGACTTGTGATCAGGTGTGCCCGACTCATAGGAGTAAAATCTCAAGAAGCCTAAAACGCCTTAAATGATGTTCTTTCTTGGCATCTTGCTATCATTTTTGTGGCAAATATGTGTCTGTGCTATCTGTATACATGATAGTAATGTAGACCAAAGCAATGAATAGATGGTTCATTGTCGTGTGGCTCAAAATGTTCCAAGGGGAAGATTGATAACCTCACCCACCAATGCCTCAATGGATGCTGGAAGGGATGCTGAATTTAACAATTACAATCCCCGGCTTAAAATTGTTTAAATGTGTTTGGGTAAGTTTGATTTTGTTATATTCTAGAGTGTTCTGTTCTTTGCTACCTTCTGTTTGTCTTTCTCTTCATCCAGCCATCCTTATCTATTATAAGGAAATAATAGATTACTTTTCTAAATTCTTCCTGCAGTGGCACAAGTAGAATAACACTAGGATCTTTGTTTTtctatttgttaaaatattttcaCATGCACTCTTATGTACTTGAAATATTAAGATGCTATGTAGTTTAAATATTCCGTTGCCATTTGGTATTTTCTAAACCAAAATATAGATATCATTATAACCGGTCAATTTCCATATAAATAACTGTCTATTTAGTGGGGAAATGTATATATTGTCTGATAATGGAAGAATGAGAATGAATCATATTGTGACTCATGTCTCCTTACTTTTGTGTAATTGTGTGTAAAGTTTTCTTTGCtatcaaaacaaaacagcaattcTTCTTGTAGCCTACTAAACAATGACTCAGATAGTTATCCAGTTCTAACATTGGCACTAGTAGCTATCTATTGATCAACAAACAGCACAAATACaacattacaacaacaaaacagcaaaacagcagagaggaaacaaccaggcacatcttaacacctctcagcaagagattttcccaggctcagctaggccttcaaatgctaatgaaggtggtcagttgaaacattcacacctagctccagcagagaaaagctctttgccccaccccagccattccacggaTAAATAAactcattgtcctaattccaacagacctcactacctctgatgatgcttgccatagacgcaggtgaaacgtcaggagaaatgcctctagaacatggctctatagcccgaaaaaacccacaagaacctagtgattccagccatgaaagccttcgacaatacatagcacAAATACACATTAGATTAGTATCACTCATACACTGTTGAAACTTGGTTGACAGCATGAAATCATTCCAACTCAAAGCATCAAAATGCTTTATGAGTCCCCTCCTATAGTTTTAAACTTATGTAATCTTATATCGTGGCAGAAGGTattgaaaaaacaaaaacccagctGCATCTTTTGTACCCAAGATTGTGACTCATCTCTCCTTACTTCTCCAGATTTTATGAGTGAATACAATGACAACAATTGATGTGTGACTTATATTTTATCAATGCAGCTGAGCAAATCGATGTTATTCTATGAAATCTGGCAGTGAGTTTGGAAGATGTGTTTATGATTTGTAATTgggaatagatagacagacagatgctaGATGGAAAGTCAATCCTAAAAcccaaataatattataaaagctgATTTACATACTCAGAGTTTATATCCTGGAgaaagggatatatatatatatataaatatatatatatatatatatatatatatatatatgcgtatgtgtgtgtgtgtgtatatatataataggcCAATATTGCCGTATCCCATTAATACAGAAGAGGAAAGCATAAGTAACCCCTTCTATTAATCTATTGTAAATGCAGACATTGATAACAGACTTGGTGCATAAATTCCACCTCATGCAAGAAACATGATAACAAGAAATAATCTTTCCTAAGTGATGTAGAAAATGATGGGTCAAAGAAAAAAGAGTTCATTAACATTAAAATAGCTAATATTCCAAAGTAGTTGTTTAACTATTCTTTTAATCCTCATCTTACAGGAAAAATCAAGATACCGAAAACAGCATGGATAACCTTACTTCCATATCCTCTTTTCTGTTGCTGGAATTCTCAGATATGAGAGAACTACAAATCTTATGCTTTTTTCTCTTCCTAGCACTCTACATGATTGCTTTAATAGGTAACCTTCTCATTGTCACTGTAGTTGCAGTTGATTCCCACCTTCACACTCCCATGTACTACCTCCTATTGGATTTGGCCATGTTGGACATTGGATCAATTTCTGTTGTGGTGCCCAAGGCTATGGCTACGTCCCTTAAGAATGATAGGTCAATTACTTACGCTGGCTATGTTGCTCaagttttcttttatattttctttgCAACCTCAGGTTATAGTGTCCTAACTATAATGGCTCATGATCGCTATGTTGCAATCTGCCACCCACTCCATTATGAGAGAATCATGCACAAAGGAGCCTGCCTACAGATGGTAGCCATTGGGCTGAGTGCTAGTCTTATTTATGCTGTATTACATACTGGTGGTACCTTTGCAAATACGTTCTGTTCCAATATTGTCCATCA containing:
- the LOC137097250 gene encoding olfactory receptor 14C36-like, which produces MCNCSSTSSFLLQEFSNIRGLQILHFFVFLAMYFIALTGNLLIIIAFLTDYQLHSPMYFFLFCLAVMDLGSVSVTMPKSMAMSPMNDRSISYSGCVVQVFFYIFFITSDFAFLNIMACDRHVAICNPLHYDRIMTKAACVKMLVVALIISPIYAILHTSGTFMNTFCSNSVKQFFCEVPQLLKLSCSDIYLVEVGFLGLSIMVALGCFIFIIITYVQIIAAVIRIPSVHGQKKALSTCVPHLTVVSILVITGSFSYARPPSDVSSSLDLGFAVMYSIIPPMSNPFIYSIRNKEIKNALKKVLFAVHSSKTIFKVIM